Within Synechococcus sp. NB0720_010, the genomic segment CTGATCACCACTGGGCTGGCACCTGAGTCCATCCCTGTCGCAGCAGGTTCTGCCAGAGGCGCACCGCGTTGTAGCGGAGCATTCGGCTGTTGTGAAACGCCTGGATCTGGCCATCGCTGGCCAAGTCGGCATTGACCACCTCACACCACTGGGCGTGGGCCGTCGGGTCGATCGTGGTGATCCGAACCACCTTGCTGCCGCAGGCCGAGCGCAACCAACCTGAACCGGCCCTGCCCTGACGCTTCTGCTCGCGTTTCTCCTGGGCCGCCACCGTCACGACAAAGTCCCGCGGCGATCGAGAGTAGGTGTTCTCACCGATGGTGCAGCTCTGGGCGTGACGCTTCGATGCCCCCACGCAGAGAAGAGAACAGGCCCCCTTGAATCGGGGGTCTTTTTTATGGCGTCGTCGTCCAGCGGCGGCAGATCTTGGCCACCAGCACCTCTCGGGGGTCCTGGGAGTTCAGTTGTCCTTGGCTGATCTTGAACTGCGCCAGGTTCTCGGCCACCCCAGGGATCGAGTCGCGCACGCAATAGGCCGTCACCACCGGGAGTGTCCGACGCGCCCCGTTGGGACCCTCCACGATTGGAGCGAAGCGGGCCACGCGGTAGAGCACGCCGTGCTCCTTCTCGCTCTGGATCAGTGCCTCAGCGGCAGCCAGACGCGCCTGGTCCCCCTCCAGGTCCTTCTGCCAGAAGTCAACGGGGATGCCGTCGCGTTCATTGAAGTCGACGTTTTTCTTGGCCCAGGCGATCTCGGCCTTTAACGACTCGAGATTCACCCGCTGCGCAATGCGTCGGTCCTCCAGTTGAACGCTGGCCTCCTCCACCAACAGCCGTTGACCGGAGCTGGTCTTCACCACCAGATCAGAACCGTCATCTCCGCTCTGGCACCCCACCAGGAGCAGCGCCAACAACAGCAGCAGGCGCATCGGGCCCCATCCATCGTCCTTCCCTTGTAGCGGCTGGCATGAAGATTCAGCGGGAATCAGAACCGACGGTCGCAAACCCTGCAAGCTGAGCGGATGAGCCTCACGCACTGCCCCCTCTGCATCGGCCTGGCCGTTCTCTCGATTGGCCGTGCCGCAGCCCATCTCAGTGGGCTATGGCTCATGCTCAGGGGACCAGACACAGCCGCATGCGCACCCTCAGCTGGGCTGACCTTGACCGGGCCCTAGACGCCACGCTGGAGAAGTTTGAGTCGTCGTCTTGGACGGGGGTCTACGGGGTTCCGCGCGGTGGACTGGTCCTGGCGGTCTGCCTGAGCCATCGCCTGGGCCTACCGCTACTGGATCAGCCAGAGGCGGGTTGCCTGGTGGTCGACGACATCTATGAAACCGGGCGCACTGTTGAGCCCTTCCGAAGCCGCACGGACATCACCACCTTGGTCTGGATCAGCAAGGTGGAACCGCAGTGGTGGAGCGCCCTCGAGGTGAACGACTCGAGCGAATGGGTGCTCTTCCCCTGGGAGAACGCAGCAGCAGCCAGAGCCGATGAACAGCAGTACCGCGCCTCACGCTCCCATGGCTAAACCAACCCTCTATCTGGCCTCGCCCTACGGCTTCTCGGCCCATTGGCGCTCGCGCTTGCTGCCTGACTTTGTCGAGGCCCTTGAGCAGCTAGGGATCGAGGTCTGGGAGCCGTTCACGCGAAATGGTCAGGTGGATCTCGCGCAGCCGGGCTGGGCCTGGCGCGTCGCCCAGGCGGATCTGCAGGACGTGCGTGATGCCGACGCCCTCCTCGCCATCGTCAACGGCACGCCTCCCGATGAAGGCGTGATGCTGGAACTCGGTGCCGCGATTGCCCTCGGGAAACCTGTTTTTCTTTACCGCGATGACTTCCGGCGCTGCAGCGACTCCGAGGACTATCCCCTGAATCTGATGGCCTTCAGCGGCTTGCCCCAGGAAGGCTGGCAGGACTGGCTCTATGGATCGATCGAGGAGCTCAAGGCCCCGAGTAAAGCGCTCATGCAATGGCTCAGGGGCTGGGCGTCAGGCGAGATCTGAGGAAGCGCCAGCGTCTTTGGCCCTTTGGGCGGCACGCATCGCCACCTCGACGGGGATCGTCCCGTTGGCCTCGAGTCCGCTCAGCTGCTGAACCATCTGACGCCGCTGTTCAGGGGTGAGCTTCAACAGATCGGCGAGGACATTGGGGTTGATGCGTCCCAGTCGCTCCCGAGCCAGCCCATCCATCAGCACCGTTCAATCCAGGCATGCCCTCCTAAGCGAAAGACCAAAAAAGCGAACAGCTTTTTCGGCACGCGTCAGCTCACCCAAACAGAGCGCGACAATGCGGCCCATGAACAACCACCGACCCCTCTCGGCTCTGTTTTTGGCCCTGGTCCTCGCCGTGGTGCCCCTCTCAGCGGCCCTGTTGATCCACGGACACGCGAATTTTCAAGCCGTCTTCAGCAATGCTTTCGGATAAGAACTTTTGGGTTTGAGTCCACCCGCGAAATCCCTAGCTACCGCCTGAATAGAGACGGTGGCGCCCAATGTTCTTTTACGAGCTGAACGTCACGCTCCCCCAGCGCATCCTGAGGGTTCCACTGCAGGCAGAGACCCAAGAGCAGGCTTGGCATCTCAGCCGCGACCTCTTCCCTGATCACGACCTGAAGTTGGTGCCTCGGCAGCGGAAGTGTGACCCTGAGTTCTGGGCGATCTAGGGGGCGTCCGATCAGGACTTCTCGAGACGACGCACGATTAAAGCCATCGCACCCAAGGAGCCAGCCAAGGCAATCAGCAACGCAATCGTCATGGGTGGGACCAACGGGGCTCCTGATTATGTCGGCCTGGTGTTCGTCTACGGGACGCTGAAGCGTGGCGAGCGCTCCCATGGCCTTCTGGGCGATGCCGCGTTCGAAGGAACGGCGCTCCTCAGTGGTCTGGAGCTCTACAACCTTGGGCCCTTCCCGATGGCGATCTGCAATCCCCAGGCCAGTCGCCCCATCAGCGGTGAGCTCTACAGCATCACGGCCCAGGAACTGCAGGCGCTGGATCGATTCGAGGGAGCACCCCGGCTCTACCGGCGGGAGCTGCGCCGCCTGACCGATGGTCGCGAGGCCTGGGTCTATCTCGGCAAGCCGCGGCAGGTGCGATTCGCTCCAGTCCTGAGCAACGGTTGCTGGAGCGGATCAAATCACAACCAACCGACGCCTCTGTCTGCAGCTTCTACGCTCAGGCCGGTTTCCAGCTGATCCATGGCCCTCACCCTGTTCGGCGGCGCCCGCAGCCGCGCCTCCATGCCGCGCTGGTACATGGAAGAACGGGGAATCCCCTACACCTGGCAGCTCCTGGACATGGAGGCCGGGGAGCACCGCCAAGAGCCCTTCACAGCCATCAACCCCTTCGCCAAGGTGCCGGCGCTGGTGGATGAGGATCCCAGCCTGCCCGGCGGGCGACTGCAGCTATTTGAAAGTGGCGCAATCCTCCTCTATCTAGCGGAGCGTTTTGGGGGCGAATGCCAGACCGCCGCGGAGCGGGGCCTGGCTCAGCAGTGGGTGCTCTTTGCCAACGCCACCCTGGCCACGGCCCTGTTTGTCCCCTCCAACCGGGAGCGGGAGTTCCCCCGGCTGATGGAAGTGCTCGATCGCAAGCTCGCTAGCGGTCCCCTGATGGGCGGCGACTGGGGCGTCGCCGATTGCGCCGTGAACGCCTACCTGGCCTACCTGCCGATCTTCTTCCCACAGATTGATCTGAGCCCCTACCCGCAGGTTCAAGCCACGATTGCCGCGACCCAACAACGGGCGGCCTACCAACGGGTCATGGGCCAGCGTTGAGCTCCAACGAAACCCTGACCTGGGGCAATAGCCGCCTGGAGTTGCTGCCCCAACGGGCCGCCTGGGATCCAGAGCTCCAGGTCCTGCTGCTGGCCGATCTCCATCTCGGCAAGGCCGAGAGCTTTCAGGCGCAGGGGATCCCCTTGCCCAGCGATGGGGATCAGGGGAATCTCAATCGGCTGCTGGAGCTCACGGCCTCGCTTCACCCGCAGCAGGTGCTGGTCCTCGGGGACCTGATCCATAGCCAGCTGGGACTGACCCCTGAACTCCAGGAGAAGCTCGCAGCTCTTCCCGAACTGATGGGGTGCGAGCTGGTCCTGGTCGGAGGGAATCACGATCGCGGCGCCGTCTTTCCCTCGCTGCAGGCCCAACCATCCCTGCAACGAGGCGCCTGGTGGCTGAGCCACGAACCGGAGACGCCTCCGGAGCCTGAGCTGCTCAACATCTGCGGCCACGTGCACCCCGTGGCGGTCCTCGGACAAGGCTCTGATCGGCTGCGGTTGCCCTGTTTTGGCTTGGATTTCAGCCAGCAACGCCTGCTGCTGCCCGCCTTCGGCGAACTCACGGGCGGCCATCCAGCTCCACTGAAGATGCAGCGCTGGGTCATTGCCGAAGACCGGGTTCTGAAACTG encodes:
- a CDS encoding DUF1651 domain-containing protein, translating into MGASKRHAQSCTIGENTYSRSPRDFVVTVAAQEKREQKRQGRAGSGWLRSACGSKVVRITTIDPTAHAQWCEVVNADLASDGQIQAFHNSRMLRYNAVRLWQNLLRQGWTQVPAQW
- a CDS encoding phosphoribosyltransferase, translating into MRTLSWADLDRALDATLEKFESSSWTGVYGVPRGGLVLAVCLSHRLGLPLLDQPEAGCLVVDDIYETGRTVEPFRSRTDITTLVWISKVEPQWWSALEVNDSSEWVLFPWENAAAARADEQQYRASRSHG
- a CDS encoding nucleoside 2-deoxyribosyltransferase encodes the protein MAKPTLYLASPYGFSAHWRSRLLPDFVEALEQLGIEVWEPFTRNGQVDLAQPGWAWRVAQADLQDVRDADALLAIVNGTPPDEGVMLELGAAIALGKPVFLYRDDFRRCSDSEDYPLNLMAFSGLPQEGWQDWLYGSIEELKAPSKALMQWLRGWASGEI
- a CDS encoding gamma-glutamylcyclotransferase, producing the protein MGGTNGAPDYVGLVFVYGTLKRGERSHGLLGDAAFEGTALLSGLELYNLGPFPMAICNPQASRPISGELYSITAQELQALDRFEGAPRLYRRELRRLTDGREAWVYLGKPRQVRFAPVLSNGCWSGSNHNQPTPLSAASTLRPVSS
- a CDS encoding glutathione S-transferase family protein gives rise to the protein MALTLFGGARSRASMPRWYMEERGIPYTWQLLDMEAGEHRQEPFTAINPFAKVPALVDEDPSLPGGRLQLFESGAILLYLAERFGGECQTAAERGLAQQWVLFANATLATALFVPSNREREFPRLMEVLDRKLASGPLMGGDWGVADCAVNAYLAYLPIFFPQIDLSPYPQVQATIAATQQRAAYQRVMGQR
- the pdeM gene encoding ligase-associated DNA damage response endonuclease PdeM translates to MSSNETLTWGNSRLELLPQRAAWDPELQVLLLADLHLGKAESFQAQGIPLPSDGDQGNLNRLLELTASLHPQQVLVLGDLIHSQLGLTPELQEKLAALPELMGCELVLVGGNHDRGAVFPSLQAQPSLQRGAWWLSHEPETPPEPELLNICGHVHPVAVLGQGSDRLRLPCFGLDFSQQRLLLPAFGELTGGHPAPLKMQRWVIAEDRVLKLPGAN